Proteins from a genomic interval of Francisella salimarina:
- a CDS encoding biotin--[acetyl-CoA-carboxylase] ligase — MNKTQQQILTFLDDKKYVSGEDIAQKLCISRAAISKNIKALKDNYQIIVSSNSRVGYRLQEKLDLIKVDELIKVFKDINYFYSIDSTSKYAIENQAKYSENAIFISEFQTDGFGRFKRKWISPFGKNIYCTMLEIVELDISKLNGLSLVVGISIARVLKNINLDAKLKWPNDIYVDDKKIAGIIINVSAEINGRAKLFIGFGINVNMQYNEEISKDWTSIKLQSQRHANRTNLTIQIIKAIKEDLAVFINKGFTYFKNEFESLNYLRDKEFSLALVDKTYNNCNYVGLANNGEILIKSSEGNYSFSSGDISILDKSIKSK; from the coding sequence ATGAACAAAACTCAACAGCAAATATTAACCTTTTTAGATGATAAAAAATATGTAAGTGGTGAAGATATTGCCCAAAAGTTATGTATATCAAGAGCAGCAATTTCAAAAAATATCAAAGCACTTAAGGATAACTATCAAATAATAGTATCTTCTAACTCCAGGGTTGGATATCGACTCCAAGAAAAATTAGATCTAATCAAAGTTGATGAATTAATCAAAGTTTTTAAAGATATAAACTATTTTTATTCTATAGACTCCACTTCAAAATATGCAATAGAAAATCAAGCTAAGTATAGTGAGAATGCAATTTTCATCTCAGAATTCCAAACAGATGGATTTGGGCGATTTAAACGTAAATGGATTTCACCATTTGGCAAAAATATCTACTGTACTATGCTTGAAATAGTTGAGTTAGACATATCGAAACTTAATGGATTATCCCTAGTTGTTGGAATCAGTATTGCAAGAGTTCTAAAAAATATTAATTTAGATGCTAAATTAAAATGGCCTAATGATATCTATGTAGATGATAAAAAGATAGCTGGTATTATTATAAATGTTAGTGCCGAAATTAATGGTAGAGCGAAGCTATTTATAGGTTTTGGTATAAATGTTAATATGCAATATAATGAAGAAATTTCTAAAGATTGGACATCAATAAAGTTACAATCTCAACGCCATGCTAATCGAACTAACCTAACTATACAAATTATCAAGGCTATTAAAGAAGATTTAGCAGTTTTTATTAATAAAGGTTTTACATATTTTAAAAATGAATTTGAATCACTTAATTATCTAAGAGATAAAGAGTTTTCATTGGCTTTAGTTGATAAAACTTATAATAACTGTAACTATGTTGGCCTAGCAAATAATGGCGAAATTCTTATTAAGAGTAGTGAAGGGAATTATTCATTTTCTTCTGGCGATATTAGTATCTTGGATAAATCTATAAAATCTAAATAA
- the bioD gene encoding dethiobiotin synthase translates to MKKFFIIGTDTEVGKTYISTKLIEACEYENIKSLCLKPVASGQSQFSDLCEDVENILNAYKNKFTADEVNLISFSEAVAPHIVAAKSKVDISIENLKQFIEDKYTRRDLDILFIEGAGGLLTPYSNHATQFDLIKALQIPVLLVSAIKVGCINHTLLTINELNRHNIKLAGWIANCNNSNIKYIDEQINTMEELSGYKCSAKISQNADYLDFIDLSKILISPEENE, encoded by the coding sequence ATGAAAAAGTTTTTTATAATTGGTACTGATACTGAAGTAGGCAAAACATATATCTCGACCAAACTCATTGAAGCTTGTGAGTATGAAAATATTAAATCACTTTGTTTGAAACCTGTAGCGTCTGGACAAAGTCAATTTTCAGATCTGTGTGAAGATGTAGAGAATATTCTAAATGCTTATAAGAACAAATTTACAGCAGATGAAGTAAACCTAATTTCATTCAGTGAAGCTGTAGCTCCACACATAGTAGCAGCAAAATCAAAAGTAGATATTTCAATTGAAAATCTCAAACAATTTATTGAAGATAAGTATACTCGTCGAGATTTAGATATTCTTTTTATCGAAGGAGCTGGTGGATTATTAACTCCATACTCAAATCATGCTACCCAGTTTGATCTAATAAAGGCTCTGCAAATACCAGTACTACTAGTATCCGCTATAAAAGTTGGTTGCATAAACCATACCTTACTAACTATAAATGAGTTAAATCGTCATAATATTAAATTAGCTGGTTGGATTGCTAATTGTAATAACTCAAATATCAAATACATTGATGAACAAATAAATACTATGGAAGAGCTATCAGGATATAAGTGTAGTGCAAAAATTTCTCAAAATGCTGATTATTTAGATTTTATAGATTTATCCAAGATACTAATATCGCCAGAAGAAAATGAATAA
- a CDS encoding ROK family protein → MSKEIQIKNRTVVGVDIGGTKVNAGRVCGENLLDSYLSKIPPDAEHNAQSVIDVVIDTIAKVITSEVEGIGVGIPSVADREKGIVYDVQNIKSWQEIHLKEILEAKFKVPVFIDNDANCFAIGQRLYGKGKEHENFVGITIGTGIGGGIINKGSLLKDSNCGAGEFGMLPYLDGILEDYCSGQFFIKKIGIEGVEILKRARNNDSDAIDIYKQFGKHLGVAIKSIMYTLDPEVIIIAGSIMSAREYFEKAMWDEIKTFAFTQSAKKIKIEWSETEGDFQVFGAAAVYLDRSSNL, encoded by the coding sequence ATGAGTAAAGAAATTCAAATTAAGAATAGAACTGTGGTTGGTGTTGATATCGGTGGCACTAAAGTCAATGCTGGTAGGGTATGTGGAGAAAATTTATTAGACTCTTACTTGAGCAAAATTCCGCCAGATGCAGAACATAATGCTCAATCTGTTATTGATGTTGTCATAGATACTATAGCAAAAGTTATCACTTCTGAAGTAGAGGGCATAGGCGTTGGTATTCCTAGTGTTGCAGATCGAGAAAAGGGAATTGTATACGATGTGCAAAATATCAAATCATGGCAAGAGATTCATCTAAAAGAAATACTAGAGGCAAAGTTTAAAGTACCAGTTTTTATAGATAATGATGCTAATTGTTTTGCTATAGGTCAAAGACTATATGGCAAGGGCAAAGAGCATGAAAATTTTGTTGGTATTACAATAGGCACGGGTATTGGTGGCGGTATTATCAATAAAGGCTCTTTACTAAAAGACTCTAATTGCGGAGCAGGAGAGTTTGGCATGTTGCCATATTTAGATGGAATCTTGGAGGATTATTGTAGTGGCCAATTCTTTATAAAAAAGATAGGTATTGAAGGTGTTGAGATCCTTAAACGAGCAAGAAATAATGATAGCGATGCTATAGACATCTATAAGCAATTTGGTAAACATCTTGGAGTAGCAATAAAGTCTATAATGTATACTTTAGATCCAGAGGTGATAATAATTGCAGGATCAATAATGTCAGCTAGAGAGTATTTTGAAAAAGCAATGTGGGATGAGATTAAAACATTTGCCTTTACTCAGTCAGCTAAAAAAATTAAAATAGAATGGTCAGAAACGGAAGGTGACTTCCAAGTTTTTGGTGCTGCAGCTGTTTATTTGGATAGAAGTAGCAATTTATGA
- a CDS encoding acetoacetate decarboxylase, with protein sequence MKIEDVKKNVFSMPLVSPTANRIAYKFTNREYFIIDYMADIEILKKYVPEPLKPTGLVKFEFMKMHDANGFGSFNEAGQLIEVEFEGKKGLYSHIMLLDNLPSIAAGREIWGFPKKYAHPTLTVDSDTLLGTVKYNSVDVAFGTMGYKYQELNKDAIKKSLEETPNFLLKTIPHVNGRDVSICELVKYHVKDVTVKGAWTGPVDLQVFNHVQAALHHLPVLEIVKGSHFIADVTLGFGEVVFDYLK encoded by the coding sequence ATGAAAATAGAAGATGTTAAAAAAAATGTTTTTTCGATGCCGCTAGTATCACCTACAGCAAATAGAATAGCTTATAAATTCACTAATAGAGAATATTTCATAATCGACTATATGGCTGATATAGAAATCCTAAAAAAATATGTACCAGAGCCTCTTAAGCCAACTGGTCTTGTAAAATTTGAATTCATGAAAATGCATGATGCTAATGGTTTTGGTAGTTTTAATGAAGCTGGACAACTTATCGAAGTTGAATTTGAGGGTAAGAAAGGCTTATATTCTCACATCATGCTATTAGATAATTTACCATCAATTGCAGCTGGTCGTGAAATATGGGGCTTTCCAAAAAAATATGCTCACCCTACCCTTACAGTAGATTCTGATACATTATTAGGGACAGTAAAATATAATAGTGTTGATGTGGCTTTTGGAACAATGGGATATAAATATCAAGAGCTTAATAAAGATGCTATCAAAAAATCGCTAGAAGAAACCCCTAACTTCTTACTTAAAACCATACCTCATGTTAATGGTAGAGATGTAAGTATTTGTGAACTTGTTAAATACCATGTTAAAGATGTAACTGTAAAAGGTGCATGGACTGGGCCTGTAGATTTACAAGTATTTAACCATGTTCAAGCGGCTCTTCATCATTTACCAGTTTTAGAAATTGTCAAAGGCTCTCACTTTATCGCTGATGTTACATTAGGTTTTGGTGAAGTAGTTTTTGATTATCTTAAGTAG
- a CDS encoding sugar MFS transporter, which produces MKKNYLIVSVVMIGFFAVSFVTNILGPIIPDATNDLHLTLSQAGVLPFAFFIAYIISIPAGYALEKYGSKKMILFAFLLGSLGSILFCLKVSYLTYIVSLFTVGTAATILQVAFWPLLRVAGGEENYSFFSVLQQVFFGGASFVSPFVLSYLVMNLPYSGDSNYFLLFFNKLTGTNFSWVAIYWFNAIVMFLLVIFIALIKFPKVQLKEDEKLEGFATVLHLLKNKVVIIYFLAIFAYVGQEQGISVWISKFLSDYHGFNTETVGNTTVALFWIMQCVGGILGIVLLKLYNVKNILKVFLILQLISLSLALFGTATMALIFFPVCGFLTSIMYGGVFSLGMNSLKSHHGTVSGIFCTGIIGGAIVPLVVGNIGDILGLRIGMCFVYLTIIYILYVAITAKPLIDNKTIKLTELFKK; this is translated from the coding sequence ATGAAAAAAAACTATTTAATAGTATCTGTGGTGATGATTGGCTTTTTTGCTGTATCATTTGTGACTAATATTTTAGGACCTATAATCCCAGATGCAACTAACGATCTGCATTTGACACTTTCGCAAGCTGGGGTATTACCTTTTGCATTTTTTATAGCATATATTATTTCTATTCCTGCAGGTTATGCGCTAGAGAAATATGGATCTAAAAAGATGATCTTATTTGCTTTTTTATTGGGCTCTCTGGGTTCAATTTTATTCTGTCTAAAAGTTAGCTATCTTACTTATATCGTAAGTTTATTTACTGTTGGGACAGCGGCTACTATTTTACAGGTAGCATTTTGGCCTTTATTAAGAGTTGCTGGTGGAGAGGAGAATTACTCATTTTTCTCTGTATTACAGCAAGTATTTTTTGGTGGGGCATCATTTGTTAGTCCATTTGTACTTTCTTATTTAGTTATGAATCTTCCATATTCTGGAGATAGTAATTATTTTTTACTATTTTTTAATAAGCTAACAGGGACAAACTTTAGTTGGGTTGCTATTTATTGGTTCAATGCAATTGTAATGTTTTTGCTAGTAATATTTATTGCTTTAATTAAGTTTCCAAAAGTTCAGTTGAAGGAAGATGAGAAATTAGAAGGTTTTGCTACTGTATTACATCTTCTAAAAAATAAAGTCGTAATAATATATTTTTTAGCGATCTTTGCTTATGTTGGTCAAGAACAAGGAATTAGTGTCTGGATTTCTAAATTCTTGAGTGACTATCATGGCTTTAATACCGAAACTGTAGGCAATACTACTGTAGCATTATTCTGGATCATGCAATGTGTTGGCGGTATTTTAGGTATAGTTTTATTGAAACTATATAATGTCAAAAATATTTTGAAAGTATTTCTAATCTTACAACTAATATCATTGTCTCTAGCATTATTTGGAACGGCTACTATGGCTTTGATATTTTTCCCTGTTTGTGGTTTCTTAACATCGATAATGTACGGAGGGGTTTTCTCATTAGGAATGAATTCTCTAAAATCACATCATGGAACAGTATCAGGAATATTCTGTACGGGGATAATTGGTGGTGCTATAGTGCCATTAGTGGTTGGTAATATTGGAGATATCTTAGGCTTAAGAATAGGAATGTGTTTTGTATATCTAACTATAATATATATTTTATATGTAGCCATAACAGCTAAGCCATTAATTGACAATAAAACTATAAAGCTAACAGAATTATTTAAAAAATAA